A single region of the Solwaraspora sp. WMMD406 genome encodes:
- a CDS encoding sterol carrier family protein, with protein sequence MVTVCDALTAGVPPPRAELRDAVRLLLAGLADRAPGRSVEVRVPPYGAIQCVAGPRHTRGTPSNVVETDPITWVLVATGRLEWSTAVQNGRIAVSGARSDISDYLPIYHGEEV encoded by the coding sequence CTGGTCACGGTCTGCGACGCGCTGACCGCTGGTGTGCCGCCGCCGCGTGCCGAGTTGCGGGACGCCGTCCGGCTGCTGCTGGCGGGTCTGGCCGATCGCGCGCCAGGCCGATCGGTGGAGGTACGGGTCCCACCTTACGGTGCAATTCAATGCGTAGCCGGTCCGCGACACACCAGAGGCACCCCGTCGAACGTGGTGGAGACCGATCCGATCACCTGGGTGCTGGTGGCAACCGGGCGGCTCGAGTGGTCGACTGCCGTACAGAACGGACGGATAGCAGTCAGCGGCGCACGATCCGACATCTCTGACTATTTGCCGATCTATCACGGTGAAGAGGTTTGA
- a CDS encoding carboxypeptidase regulatory-like domain-containing protein: MTLVALPGAPALAAAPQVDIRALSNGTLSPGERATLEFEVRNNNSSDDENPQTSFNIRVTTNIGELRCEGSCDFTDTIDLGQSKRFTVQLVAGEIGTNQTRNGRVEILAQVGDESGTARRDVTVRGPQEAPRVKEVAGKVTDVSTGEPIEGATVAMSDSQNNTYDTTTNANGNYRFTSSAERPIAPGDIRIAALADGYDQSEPKRITASAGQSVTVDRITLKSNVQPTPSPTPEATPEASAEATPTAAVESIPPVDTQNLANEDSTGGGMGSWLLIIMGGLLVALGVGAIVLLLVRRKDNDLADEAEPADDGPGGGGRASAPASRGIYHGAPDDATRVAMPPMPDGPVSDATMVTRPSLADAPTMLHNMAPIRDEFPDPYGAPPPGPNPPAGPTPGFGSEQRSGWGGPPTQPVYGASAAGAAGATSVYGAPSSGGPYGSPPPSSGGPYGNAPSSGAAGAYGSTPQASPSSGTYGNTPSSGGPYSSPPSSGGPYGSPPSSGGPYSSPPSSGGPYGSPPSSGGPYGSPPSSGGPYGSPPSSGGPYGSPPSSGGPYGNAPSSGGGYGSASMPGQYGAPAGRPPVDDGYAAEGYRARGGYGGDPGTGGYSAGGYGNEPAGGYGNDRYDEPTGRYDPNASYGRAASPYDSAPYGSQEPGRDDVPPPPRGPEPPRAGYRGDQPQSPYGGAGDGYGAPAGSYGGDGYGDPQRSGGGGYQSAGYGGDRGGDRGGDRGGDRGGDYGGQQYGGPGYGSAPDAGGNPYGPPAGTGYDQAGTGYDRRDAGYPPPAGYDDRRVPDQRGGYEQQQTYGQPYGQPPPYDDPPPADQSRHGAGAPPAGRAERRSLDWLDD; this comes from the coding sequence GTGACACTCGTCGCCCTACCCGGCGCCCCCGCCCTGGCCGCTGCGCCCCAGGTGGACATCCGCGCCCTCTCCAACGGCACCCTGAGCCCCGGTGAGCGGGCCACCCTGGAGTTCGAGGTCCGCAACAACAACAGCTCCGACGACGAGAACCCGCAGACGTCGTTCAACATCCGGGTCACCACCAACATCGGCGAACTACGCTGCGAAGGCTCCTGCGACTTCACCGACACCATCGACCTCGGGCAGAGTAAGCGGTTCACCGTTCAGCTCGTCGCCGGCGAGATCGGCACCAACCAGACCCGTAACGGCCGGGTCGAGATCCTCGCGCAGGTCGGCGACGAGAGCGGCACCGCCCGGCGCGACGTCACCGTACGCGGGCCGCAGGAAGCGCCCCGGGTGAAGGAGGTGGCCGGCAAGGTCACCGACGTCTCCACCGGCGAGCCGATCGAAGGCGCCACCGTCGCGATGAGCGACTCGCAGAACAACACCTACGACACCACCACCAACGCGAACGGCAACTACCGTTTCACGTCCTCCGCCGAGCGGCCGATCGCCCCCGGGGACATCCGGATCGCCGCGCTCGCCGACGGATACGACCAGAGCGAACCGAAACGGATCACCGCCTCGGCTGGCCAGTCGGTCACCGTGGACCGGATAACGCTCAAGTCGAACGTGCAACCGACCCCCTCGCCGACTCCCGAGGCCACCCCGGAAGCGTCCGCAGAGGCCACGCCGACCGCCGCCGTGGAGAGCATCCCGCCGGTCGACACGCAGAACCTCGCCAACGAAGACAGCACGGGTGGCGGCATGGGCTCCTGGCTTCTGATCATCATGGGCGGCCTGCTGGTCGCGCTCGGGGTCGGCGCGATCGTGCTGCTACTGGTCCGCCGCAAGGACAACGATCTCGCCGACGAGGCGGAGCCGGCGGACGACGGTCCCGGTGGAGGCGGCCGGGCCTCGGCACCGGCCAGTCGGGGCATCTACCACGGCGCGCCGGACGACGCGACCCGGGTGGCCATGCCACCGATGCCCGATGGTCCGGTGTCGGACGCGACGATGGTCACCCGACCGTCCCTGGCAGACGCGCCGACCATGCTGCACAATATGGCGCCGATCAGAGACGAGTTCCCCGACCCGTACGGGGCACCGCCACCCGGTCCGAATCCACCGGCTGGTCCCACGCCCGGGTTCGGCTCCGAGCAACGTTCCGGTTGGGGCGGCCCGCCGACCCAACCTGTGTACGGCGCCAGCGCGGCTGGTGCCGCCGGTGCGACCAGCGTCTACGGCGCGCCGTCGTCCGGCGGACCGTACGGCTCACCGCCGCCGTCGTCCGGCGGACCGTACGGCAACGCACCCTCCTCCGGCGCGGCCGGTGCGTACGGAAGCACCCCGCAGGCCAGCCCGTCCAGTGGCACCTACGGCAACACCCCGTCGTCCGGCGGACCGTACAGCTCACCACCCTCCTCCGGCGGACCGTACGGCTCACCACCCTCCTCCGGCGGACCGTACAGCTCACCACCCTCCTCCGGCGGACCGTACGGCTCACCACCCTCCTCCGGCGGACCGTACGGCTCACCACCCTCCTCCGGCGGACCGTACGGCTCACCACCCTCCTCCGGCGGACCGTACGGCTCACCACCGTCGTCCGGCGGACCGTACGGCAACGCACCCTCCTCCGGCGGCGGATACGGCAGTGCCTCCATGCCGGGCCAGTACGGCGCTCCCGCCGGACGGCCACCGGTCGACGACGGATACGCCGCCGAGGGATATCGGGCCCGTGGCGGCTACGGTGGCGACCCCGGCACAGGTGGCTATTCCGCCGGTGGGTACGGCAACGAGCCGGCCGGCGGGTACGGCAACGACCGCTACGACGAGCCGACCGGACGATACGATCCGAACGCCAGCTACGGACGCGCCGCTTCGCCGTACGACTCCGCGCCGTACGGCAGCCAGGAGCCCGGCCGGGACGACGTCCCGCCGCCGCCTCGGGGGCCGGAGCCACCGCGTGCCGGCTACCGGGGAGACCAGCCACAGTCGCCGTATGGCGGTGCCGGGGACGGCTACGGTGCCCCGGCGGGCAGTTACGGCGGTGACGGTTACGGCGATCCCCAGCGGTCCGGTGGCGGTGGTTACCAGTCGGCTGGTTACGGCGGCGACCGAGGCGGCGACCGAGGCGGCGACCGAGGCGGCGACCGAGGCGGCGACTACGGTGGCCAGCAGTACGGCGGGCCCGGCTACGGCAGCGCTCCCGACGCTGGCGGCAACCCGTACGGTCCGCCGGCCGGGACCGGCTACGACCAGGCCGGGACCGGCTACGACCGGCGCGACGCCGGTTATCCACCGCCGGCCGGTTACGACGATCGCCGTGTCCCGGACCAGCGCGGTGGTTACGAGCAGCAGCAGACCTACGGTCAGCCGTATGGTCAGCCGCCGCCCTACGACGACCCGCCACCAGCCGATCAGTCCCGGCACGGTGCCGGCGCGCCGCCGGCCGGCCGCGCCGAACGCCGTTCGCTCGACTGGTTGGATGACTAG
- the purL gene encoding phosphoribosylformylglycinamidine synthase subunit PurL has product MTIQSDTTSTGAGGPTGAVGPATASGGPALPIDQYVGSPDTVERATDTPDELQPYPDLGLRDDEYERIRQILGRRPTQSELAMYSIMWSEHCSYKSSKVHLRQFSEKAPPSELMLAGIGENAGVIRVSDDLAVTFKVESHNHPSFVEPYQGAATGVGGIVRDILAMGARPVAVMDPLRFGAADHPDTARVLPGVVAGVGGYGNCLGLPNIGGEVVFDPCYQGNPLVNALCLGVLPVHRLQNKAAAGAGNIVVLMGAKTGRDGIGGVSVLASATFDDASQQRRPSVQVGDPFMEKLLIESCLELYDAGLVVGIQDLGGAGLTCALTETAAAAGTGMRVWLERVPLREPSMDPHEILASESQERMLLIVEPAKLDAVLGTAAKWGVLATAIGEVTPAEPDGRPGRLVISWHDHVVVDVPPGSLADDGPVYARPMREPADLILLQADRAETLPRPGTPDELRETLLRMISSPNLCDRTWVTEQYDRYVLGNTVLAQPEDAGVIRIDERTGLGVALSVDGNGRYARLDPYHGAKLALAESYRNVAVSGARPVAVTNCLNFGSPEDPSVMWQFAEAVRGLADGCAELGIPVTGGNVSFYNQTGAAAIHPTPVVGVLGVLDDVTQRVPMGFLPPSHADGDLIMLLGETRVELSGSEWAWVTHQHLGGTPPTVDLAREQTLATVLAEAARVGHISSAHDLSDGGLAQTLVEACLRRGIGARIALPDGFTDGSMPFVFLFSESAGRAMVAVPRGREKAFTALCVEHGLPWTMIGVTDPGARLLEIRDQFTVGLDELRAAYTGTLPALFSGVGPVNVPAAPEDPDAIGAVSAEATAVDTPIDATGGPATIDVDPDASVSDDENVDVTQSSVPDGPRAAADPAQPVDRPSTVVVAEEPDASDSSASDPAGSDPAATNPG; this is encoded by the coding sequence ATGACCATCCAGTCCGACACGACGTCGACCGGTGCCGGTGGTCCGACCGGTGCAGTCGGACCGGCCACGGCCAGCGGCGGCCCGGCGCTGCCGATCGACCAGTACGTGGGCAGCCCGGACACCGTCGAGCGGGCCACCGACACGCCCGACGAACTCCAGCCCTACCCGGACCTCGGGCTACGCGACGACGAGTACGAGCGGATCCGGCAGATCCTCGGTCGCCGGCCCACCCAGTCCGAGCTCGCCATGTACTCGATCATGTGGAGCGAGCACTGCTCATACAAGTCGAGCAAGGTGCACCTGCGGCAGTTCAGTGAGAAGGCCCCGCCGAGCGAGCTGATGCTCGCCGGCATCGGCGAGAACGCCGGCGTGATCCGGGTCTCCGACGACCTCGCGGTCACCTTCAAGGTCGAGTCGCACAACCACCCCAGCTTCGTCGAGCCCTATCAGGGCGCGGCCACCGGCGTCGGCGGCATCGTCCGGGACATCCTGGCCATGGGCGCCCGACCGGTCGCCGTGATGGACCCGCTGCGCTTCGGCGCCGCCGACCACCCCGACACCGCCCGGGTGCTGCCCGGCGTCGTCGCCGGGGTCGGCGGCTACGGCAACTGCCTCGGCCTGCCCAACATCGGCGGCGAGGTCGTCTTCGACCCCTGCTACCAGGGCAACCCGCTGGTCAACGCGCTCTGCCTCGGCGTACTGCCGGTGCACCGGCTGCAGAACAAGGCTGCCGCCGGCGCCGGCAACATCGTGGTGCTGATGGGTGCCAAGACCGGCCGCGACGGCATCGGCGGGGTGTCGGTGCTAGCCAGCGCCACCTTCGACGACGCCAGCCAGCAGCGCCGCCCCTCGGTGCAGGTCGGCGACCCGTTCATGGAGAAGCTGCTGATCGAGTCGTGCCTGGAGCTCTACGACGCCGGTCTGGTCGTCGGCATCCAGGACCTCGGCGGAGCCGGCCTGACCTGCGCGTTGACCGAAACCGCCGCCGCCGCCGGCACCGGCATGCGGGTCTGGCTGGAACGCGTCCCGCTGCGCGAACCGTCCATGGACCCGCACGAGATCCTGGCCAGCGAGTCCCAGGAACGGATGCTGCTGATCGTCGAACCGGCCAAGCTCGACGCCGTACTCGGCACCGCCGCCAAGTGGGGCGTACTCGCCACCGCGATCGGCGAGGTCACCCCGGCCGAGCCGGACGGGCGACCGGGCCGGCTGGTGATCAGCTGGCACGATCACGTCGTGGTCGACGTACCGCCGGGGTCGCTGGCCGACGACGGGCCGGTCTACGCCCGGCCGATGCGCGAGCCGGCGGACCTGATCCTGCTGCAGGCCGACCGGGCCGAGACCCTGCCCCGGCCCGGTACGCCCGACGAGCTGCGGGAAACCCTGCTGCGCATGATCTCGTCGCCGAACCTGTGCGACCGGACCTGGGTCACCGAACAGTACGACCGGTACGTGCTCGGCAACACGGTGCTCGCCCAGCCCGAGGACGCCGGTGTCATCCGGATCGACGAACGGACCGGGCTCGGGGTCGCGCTGTCGGTCGACGGCAACGGCCGGTACGCCCGGCTCGACCCCTACCACGGCGCCAAGCTGGCGCTCGCCGAGTCCTACCGCAACGTCGCCGTCAGCGGAGCCCGGCCGGTCGCGGTGACCAACTGCCTCAACTTCGGCTCGCCCGAGGACCCGAGCGTGATGTGGCAGTTCGCCGAAGCGGTCCGAGGGCTGGCCGACGGCTGTGCCGAATTGGGCATCCCGGTGACCGGCGGCAACGTCAGCTTCTACAACCAGACCGGGGCGGCGGCGATCCACCCCACCCCGGTCGTCGGGGTGCTCGGCGTACTCGACGACGTCACCCAACGGGTGCCGATGGGCTTTCTGCCGCCCTCCCACGCCGACGGCGACCTGATCATGCTGCTCGGTGAGACCCGGGTCGAGCTTTCCGGGTCCGAGTGGGCGTGGGTCACCCACCAGCACCTCGGCGGTACGCCGCCCACCGTCGACCTGGCCCGCGAACAGACGCTGGCGACGGTGCTCGCCGAAGCCGCCCGGGTCGGCCACATCAGCTCGGCGCACGACCTGTCCGACGGCGGCTTGGCGCAGACGCTGGTCGAGGCCTGCCTACGGCGGGGGATCGGTGCCCGGATCGCGCTGCCCGACGGGTTCACCGACGGCTCCATGCCGTTCGTCTTCCTGTTCAGCGAGTCCGCCGGCCGGGCGATGGTGGCCGTGCCGCGCGGGCGGGAAAAGGCGTTCACCGCGCTCTGCGTCGAACACGGCCTGCCGTGGACGATGATCGGGGTCACCGATCCCGGAGCCCGGCTGCTGGAGATCCGCGACCAGTTCACCGTCGGGCTGGACGAGCTGCGGGCGGCGTACACCGGCACCTTGCCGGCGCTGTTCAGCGGGGTAGGTCCGGTCAACGTACCGGCGGCTCCCGAGGACCCGGATGCCATCGGCGCGGTCTCGGCCGAGGCGACCGCCGTGGACACGCCGATCGATGCCACCGGAGGTCCGGCGACCATCGATGTCGACCCGGACGCGTCGGTTTCCGACGACGAGAACGTCGACGTCACACAAAGTTCGGTGCCTGACGGGCCGCGAGCCGCTGCGGATCCCGCACAGCCCGTCGACCGTCCGTCGACGGTGGTGGTGGCCGAGGAACCCGACGCCAGCGACTCGTCTGCTTCCGATCCGGCCGGCTCCGATCCGGCTGCTACCAATCCGGGGTGA
- the purQ gene encoding phosphoribosylformylglycinamidine synthase subunit PurQ, protein MTARIGVVTFPGSLDDGDAARAVRLAGGDAVRLWHDDADLRGVEAVVLPGGFSYGDYLRCGAIARFAPVMQSIVAAAHGGMPVLGICNGFQILCEAHLLPGALTRNQHLHFRNRDQMIRIETAGTAFTNAFSPRQEVLIPLKSGEGCYVADDRTLDELEATGRVVARYVGGNPNGSLRDIAGVTNKAGNVVGLMPHPEHAVEDLTGPSRDGLGFFTSILKHLAGVPA, encoded by the coding sequence ATGACCGCCCGGATCGGTGTGGTGACCTTCCCTGGGTCGCTCGACGACGGTGACGCCGCGCGGGCCGTACGGCTGGCCGGTGGTGACGCCGTGCGGCTCTGGCACGACGACGCCGATCTGCGCGGCGTCGAGGCGGTCGTGCTGCCGGGCGGCTTCTCGTACGGCGACTATCTGCGGTGTGGGGCGATCGCCCGGTTCGCTCCGGTGATGCAGTCGATCGTCGCCGCCGCGCACGGCGGAATGCCGGTACTGGGCATCTGCAACGGTTTTCAGATCCTGTGCGAGGCCCATCTGCTACCGGGGGCGCTCACGCGCAACCAGCATCTGCACTTCCGCAACCGGGATCAGATGATCCGGATCGAGACCGCCGGCACCGCGTTCACCAACGCCTTCTCGCCCCGGCAGGAAGTGCTCATCCCGCTCAAGAGCGGCGAAGGGTGCTACGTCGCCGACGATCGGACCCTCGACGAGCTGGAGGCGACCGGCCGCGTGGTGGCCCGGTACGTCGGCGGAAACCCCAACGGGTCGCTGCGCGACATCGCCGGCGTCACCAACAAGGCCGGCAACGTCGTCGGGCTGATGCCCCACCCGGAACACGCCGTCGAGGACCTGACCGGCCCATCCCGCGACGGGCTCGGGTTCTTCACCTCCATCCTCAAGCACCTCGCGGGAGTGCCGGCATGA
- the purS gene encoding phosphoribosylformylglycinamidine synthase subunit PurS, translated as MARVVVDVMLKPEILDPQGQAVANALPRLGVGDVSSVRIGRRIEIEFAGEPDLDRAREIADKLLANPVIEDYSVHLGERTEGADEPS; from the coding sequence GTGGCTCGCGTCGTCGTCGACGTCATGCTCAAGCCGGAAATCCTCGATCCACAGGGTCAGGCGGTCGCCAACGCGCTGCCTCGACTCGGGGTCGGTGACGTTTCGTCGGTACGGATCGGCCGGCGGATCGAGATCGAGTTCGCTGGCGAACCCGATCTCGACCGGGCTCGTGAGATCGCGGACAAGTTGCTGGCCAACCCGGTGATCGAGGACTACTCGGTGCACCTGGGCGAGCGGACCGAAGGAGCGGACGAGCCGTCATGA
- a CDS encoding DUF1986 domain-containing protein → MRFRLTLAAVATTLIGVLAAPSTAAAAPEEIIGGGTVSSAPWAAAVFSNGSFTCSGSIIAPNWVLTARHCVSGSMSVRVGSVYRSSGGVTRTVSAAYGQYDLALLYFSSPISTSYVTLSSSYPPVGSTNSIYGWGMTCYSGCSASSQLKTASVQVTSTSVTDAYGGRAIRSTRINGNAWRGDSGGPQFYNGQQVGVASTANGVNIQNYGSVAYNRSWIRSVSGV, encoded by the coding sequence ATGCGCTTTCGCCTGACCCTGGCGGCAGTCGCCACCACCCTGATCGGCGTACTCGCCGCCCCCTCGACAGCCGCCGCCGCGCCGGAAGAAATCATCGGCGGCGGTACGGTCTCCTCGGCGCCGTGGGCCGCCGCGGTCTTCAGCAACGGCTCGTTCACCTGCTCCGGCTCGATCATCGCCCCCAACTGGGTGCTGACCGCGCGGCACTGCGTCAGCGGCTCGATGTCGGTCCGGGTCGGCAGCGTCTACCGGTCGTCCGGCGGCGTCACCCGTACCGTCAGCGCCGCGTACGGACAGTACGACCTGGCCCTGCTCTACTTCTCCAGCCCGATCAGCACCTCGTACGTGACGCTGTCCAGCAGCTACCCGCCGGTGGGCTCGACCAACAGCATCTACGGCTGGGGCATGACCTGCTACAGCGGCTGCTCGGCGTCGAGCCAGCTCAAGACCGCCTCGGTTCAGGTGACCAGCACCAGCGTCACCGACGCGTACGGCGGACGGGCCATCCGCAGCACCCGGATCAACGGCAACGCCTGGCGCGGTGACTCCGGCGGCCCGCAGTTCTACAACGGCCAGCAGGTCGGGGTGGCCTCCACCGCCAACGGCGTCAACATCCAGAACTACGGTTCGGTCGCCTACAACCGCAGCTGGATCCGGTCGGTCTCCGGGGTCTGA
- the purB gene encoding adenylosuccinate lyase codes for MTSRPQIPNVLAARYASPELVAIWSPEEKIRMERRLWLAVLRAQRDLGVTLPDGVVEAYERVLDRVDLAAIADRERVTRHDVKARIEEFSALAGHEHVHKGMTSRDLTENVEQLQIRASMELIRDRTVAALVRLARLAIEYGDLVMAGRSHNVAAQATTLGKRFASAAEELLIGYERLTELIGRYPLRGIKGPVGTAADQLDLFDGDPAKVAELEQRVAAHLGFERVLHSVGQVYPRSLDLDVLSALAQVAAAPSSLATTIRLMVGQELVTEGFRPGQVGSSAMPHKMNTRSSERVNGLAVVIRGYVSMVGELAGDQWNEGDVSCSVVRRVALPDAFFAADGLFQTFLTVLDEFGAYPAVISRELDRYLPFLATTRVLVAAVRKGVGREVAHEVIKEHAVAVALAMREEGAAGNDLFDRLAADYRLGLSRDELATVADDRAGFVGAALAQVRAVADLVAEVVAAHPKAAAYHPAPIL; via the coding sequence GTGACTTCGCGCCCGCAGATCCCCAACGTGCTCGCCGCTCGCTACGCCTCCCCGGAACTCGTCGCCATCTGGTCCCCGGAGGAGAAGATCCGGATGGAGCGGCGGCTGTGGCTGGCTGTGCTGCGCGCCCAGCGGGATCTCGGCGTGACGCTGCCGGACGGGGTCGTCGAGGCGTACGAGCGGGTTCTCGACCGGGTCGACCTGGCGGCGATCGCGGACCGTGAGCGGGTCACCCGCCACGACGTGAAGGCCCGGATCGAGGAATTCAGCGCGCTGGCCGGACACGAGCACGTACACAAGGGAATGACGTCCCGGGATCTCACCGAGAACGTCGAACAGCTGCAGATCCGGGCGTCCATGGAACTGATCCGTGACCGGACGGTCGCGGCGCTGGTGCGGCTGGCCCGGCTCGCGATCGAGTACGGCGATCTGGTGATGGCCGGTCGGTCGCACAACGTTGCGGCCCAGGCCACCACCTTGGGAAAGCGGTTCGCCTCGGCGGCTGAGGAACTGCTCATCGGGTACGAGCGGCTGACCGAGCTGATCGGCCGGTACCCGCTGCGCGGGATCAAGGGCCCGGTCGGTACGGCCGCCGATCAACTCGACCTGTTCGACGGCGACCCGGCCAAGGTCGCGGAGCTGGAGCAGCGAGTCGCGGCGCACCTGGGGTTCGAACGGGTGCTGCACAGCGTCGGTCAGGTCTATCCGCGTTCGCTCGACCTCGACGTCCTCTCCGCCCTGGCGCAGGTCGCGGCGGCGCCGTCGTCACTGGCCACCACCATCCGGCTGATGGTCGGCCAGGAGCTGGTCACCGAGGGATTCCGACCCGGCCAGGTCGGGTCGAGCGCGATGCCGCACAAGATGAACACCCGGTCCAGCGAGCGGGTGAACGGACTGGCCGTGGTGATCCGGGGATACGTGTCCATGGTCGGCGAGTTGGCCGGCGACCAGTGGAACGAGGGGGACGTGTCCTGTTCGGTGGTGCGCCGGGTGGCTCTGCCGGACGCCTTCTTCGCCGCCGACGGATTGTTCCAGACCTTCCTCACCGTACTGGATGAATTCGGGGCGTACCCGGCGGTGATCTCCCGGGAGCTCGACCGCTACCTGCCGTTCCTGGCCACCACCCGGGTGCTGGTCGCCGCCGTTCGCAAGGGCGTCGGCCGGGAGGTCGCCCACGAGGTGATCAAGGAGCACGCGGTCGCGGTGGCGCTCGCCATGCGGGAAGAGGGCGCGGCGGGTAACGACCTGTTCGACCGGTTGGCCGCCGACTACCGGCTCGGCCTGAGCCGCGACGAGCTGGCCACGGTCGCCGACGACCGGGCCGGCTTCGTGGGCGCGGCACTCGCGCAGGTACGGGCGGTGGCGGATCTGGTGGCAGAGGTGGTCGCGGCCCATCCGAAGGCCGCCGCCTACCACCCCGCGCCGATCCTCTGA
- a CDS encoding IPT/TIG domain-containing protein, which translates to MQRRISITLLAAFAGAVISSETTGPADATLADTAPPTDARVAGIDADTGPASGGTTVVITGTGLTAATGVTFAGSPGDNFAVDRDGMVIIVDTPPNAGGPTSVEVVFPAGAVPAGTYTYVEPTSPDGEPETGRNDTGRDDTTGLTLVGASGPELPVTGPEPGDVAAGGVLAILLGAALRVAAGRRPPH; encoded by the coding sequence ATGCAACGAAGAATCTCGATCACCTTGCTGGCGGCGTTCGCCGGTGCCGTCATCAGCTCGGAGACGACCGGTCCGGCCGACGCGACACTCGCCGACACCGCCCCGCCGACCGACGCGCGGGTCGCCGGCATCGACGCGGACACCGGACCGGCCTCGGGCGGAACCACCGTCGTCATCACCGGCACCGGCCTCACGGCCGCGACAGGTGTCACCTTCGCCGGCAGCCCCGGCGACAACTTCGCGGTGGACCGGGACGGAATGGTGATCATCGTGGACACTCCGCCCAACGCTGGCGGTCCCACCTCGGTCGAGGTCGTGTTCCCCGCCGGAGCCGTGCCGGCCGGTACGTACACCTACGTCGAACCGACCAGCCCGGACGGCGAACCCGAGACCGGGCGGAACGACACTGGGCGAGACGACACGACTGGCCTGACCCTCGTCGGCGCTTCCGGACCCGAGTTGCCGGTGACCGGGCCGGAGCCGGGCGACGTCGCGGCCGGCGGGGTACTGGCGATCCTGCTCGGCGCGGCGTTGCGGGTGGCCGCCGGCCGACGCCCCCCGCACTGA